The following DNA comes from Candidatus Poribacteria bacterium.
GATGGGCAAATCGGAGGGGAATTTCATATTCGTCAGGGATGCGCTGGAGCAATATAGACCTGAGGCTATAAGGCTGTTTCTGCTCTCGGCTCACTACCGCAGCCCGCTCAACTACACCGACGAAAGCCTTCAGGAGGCGATGAACGCCGTCTCAAGGCTTCAAAACTGCCTCGATAACATGATGAGATTCGGCTTGGAAGGGGAGATAACGGAGGAGGATCTGACGGAAGGAGAGAGATCGTTCAGAGAGGCGATCGAAAGACTGCTTGAGAGGTTCAAGGCCGAGATGGATAACGATTTCAACACGGCCGGGGCGATCGGGGCGATATTTGAGTTCGTCGGCGATGCCAATACCTTCATGGCCGCAAATCAGGGTAGGTTCACCGATAACGGCAGAAGGCTCCTCTGGACGGGATACGAGAGGTTAAGGGAGATCAGCGGAGACGTGCTGGGGATATACGGCCTCTCCGAAGAGAGCCTGCCTCAGACCGACCTGATCTCCAAGCTCCTGGATCTGATCGTCCAGATCAGACATGAAGCGAGGATGCGCAAGGACTGGGCCACGGCGGATAAGATCAGAGACAGGCTCTCTGAGCTCGGAATCAGGCTCGAGGATACCAGAGAGGGCACGATATGGAAGCTCAACGGGCATGCCCGTTGAGTTCCTCTATCCTTACCGCCCTTTTCTCCTCCGCGCTGCGGATGGCTGCGAAGACTATGGCAAGCGAGTTGAGGTTATCCCTGCCGCTACATTCCGGTTCCCTCTTCTCCCTGATGGCGGAGACGAACTCGGCTAGGATGGCGTCCTGGCCGGTCAGGGCAAGCTTATCCAAGGGTATTTCCCTTCTCTCCGCCTTCTCACGGGGGAAGGATCTGGTGTGGAAGATGCGGTCATCCTCCCAGGTTAGGCTTCCTTCAGGCCCCTCTATCCTCCACTCGCCGTTCCATGGCGAGGGTTTGCCGACGCTGCATCCCAGGGCATGATGCGTGACGATAAGTCCTCCTTCGAACCTGATCACAGCGGCGTGTCCCGCGTCGCCCGCGTGCCAGCCCCATGAGGGGTTCCAGGTCCAGGCCTGCACCTCGATCGGCTCTCTGTTCAGGACGTATCTCAGCATATCGAAGTGGTGTATGCCCATATCGGTTAAAAGCGGATATGGCATCGTGGTGTAGTGTGTTCCGGGCCTCGTGGCCCAGGGTCTATAGAACCCGACCGATACGACCTCCGGGGTGCCTATGACGCCCTCATCGAGCAACCTTCTGGTGGTTCTCGGCACAGGGCCGAACCTGTAGTTCTGGGTGATCATGAACACCCTGCCCGCCTTTTCGGCCGCCTCGACCATCCTTTTGGCCGCCTCAAACCTGTCGCTCATCGGCTTTTCCTCCAGCACGTGCAGCCCGGCTTCGAAGGATCTGGTGGCTATCTCCTCATGCACGGCAGGTGGGGTGACATCGAGGGTAAAGTCGGCCTCGACCGAGTTCATGGCCTCCTCAAGGGAGCCGAAGAGGCGATCCTCGGGGATCTGAAACTGCTCGGCGTAGGCCCGTCGTCTCTCCTCCACAGGCTCTACATATCCGACAAGCTCCACGTCGGAACTCCTGGCGCATACGTTCACCCAGCTTCGAGCCCTGCCGCCGAGTCCGACGACTATCCCTCTGAGTTTATCAGGCATTATCCTCCTCCTTCAAGGCATGGTATATACAACGACGCATGATATGGTCGAGGACCAGATGGATGTCCTCGACCGGACCATACTTGTCGCTTTCGACGACTATAGCGATATCGGCCAGCTTTGCCAATTTCCCTCCACCGAAACCGGTCAGGCCTATCACCTTACATCCCAACTGACGCGCATATTCGGCCGCCCTGAGCACGTTAGGGGAATTGCCGCTGGCGCTTATCGCTATGAGCAGATCGTCGGGACGCATCAGGTTTTTAAGCTGCTCGACGAAGATCGCCTCATACGAGACGTCGTTCGCCCAGGCGGTTAAAAGCGACAGGTTATCCGCCATGCTGATCACCCTCAGCCTAGGCTTGCCCTCCACGGCGGTGCCCTTGCCGAGATCGCATGCGAAGTGTGAAGCGGTGGATGCGCTGCCGCCGTTCCCCGCCACGAAGATCGTGCCACCCTTCCTATAGCTCTCCAGCATCACTTCCACGGCTTGACGGATGACCTTTATCGGCAACATATCCAGGGCCGACTTTAGCTCCTCGATGTAACCTCTTATGATCTCCTCCATCACTTTCCCTCCTTCATGCTGTTTATCACCAGCGCTACGGCAGCCAGATCGCCGACGTACTCCCCGAGCTGGGCGGGCAGGATTCTGACTATGCTTGCTGCCCTCTCCATCGCCATCTTTCTGACGTTTCGCCTTATCGGCTCCAGCAACAGGTCTCCGGCGGCGACGGCTATCGTCCCGATTATGACCACCTCGGGGTTGAGGATGTTGACCATGTTGGCGATTCCCCATCCCATGTAGAAGGCTGTCTCCTCTATCAGTTTCATCGCCAGCGG
Coding sequences within:
- a CDS encoding Gfo/Idh/MocA family oxidoreductase, producing the protein MPDKLRGIVVGLGGRARSWVNVCARSSDVELVGYVEPVEERRRAYAEQFQIPEDRLFGSLEEAMNSVEADFTLDVTPPAVHEEIATRSFEAGLHVLEEKPMSDRFEAAKRMVEAAEKAGRVFMITQNYRFGPVPRTTRRLLDEGVIGTPEVVSVGFYRPWATRPGTHYTTMPYPLLTDMGIHHFDMLRYVLNREPIEVQAWTWNPSWGWHAGDAGHAAVIRFEGGLIVTHHALGCSVGKPSPWNGEWRIEGPEGSLTWEDDRIFHTRSFPREKAERREIPLDKLALTGQDAILAEFVSAIREKREPECSGRDNLNSLAIVFAAIRSAEEKRAVRIEELNGHAR
- a CDS encoding SIS domain-containing protein — encoded protein: MLPIKVIRQAVEVMLESYRKGGTIFVAGNGGSASTASHFACDLGKGTAVEGKPRLRVISMADNLSLLTAWANDVSYEAIFVEQLKNLMRPDDLLIAISASGNSPNVLRAAEYARQLGCKVIGLTGFGGGKLAKLADIAIVVESDKYGPVEDIHLVLDHIMRRCIYHALKEEDNA